AGAAATCAGAGCCGATCTTCTCATGAAGAGGATCGAGGGCGCGCCCATTTCTTCGCCATAGCCGCGAAGGCTGGAAGGCGAACTCATCGTTCGAGGATCAACGGCGTACGCGCCCGCATTTGCCATGGACTACGTTTCGACCCTATGCAACCGTCGGTCAGGGTGCCTGATTTCCCTGAGGCATCCGAAAGGAAAATACTGGCGGCCGGCACCGTGTGGGACCCCCGAACTGGAAGTACTGCCTCATTCCACGTGTGGCTGGCCAAAACGCTGCTTTAAATCTGAACGGCGGCTTATTTTCCCGAACCCGCGGAGGCGGACAAATTGTCGATCGCGCGCGCCAATATCGGAAGGGCGTCGGAGACTTGGTCCACTTCTGACGAGCTCATTTGGCGAGTCAATTCCACCATGATGCGAGTCCTGGCCTGACGTACCGCCTGGTAAGCTGCCTTACCTTCATCCGTCATCGACACAAGATATGCACGAGAGTCCGATTCATCGGTTGTTCTACTGACATAGCCAGCTGCCACTGCTGCCGCTACCTGCCGGCTGAGGGTAGACCTGTCGAGTCCAAGACGATCTGCGAGATCAGAGATCCGGAGCGTCCCAGCGGCTGACAATCGAGTGAGTATCGAGATCATGGAGCGATCTATCGAGACGCCCGACCTCTCCACTAACCGTGTGTGGAACTCATAAAGGGACCAGCGAATGATGGATCCCAACGCCTCATCAATCACGCGCTGATTTGGACTAAGCCGAACGGTATCGCCGACCGATGCTGTCATAACTGCCTTCCTCGTTTCCAAACTTGTCATGGCTTAAGTCTCGACGGATGCTGTTTTCCCTCCCGACCACAACGCTCAACCCCAAAAGTGCGCGCGCGGGCGGTCCGTGGCCTTAGGGTCAGACCAAGCGGTTGAATGCACAACACACGAATAGAATATCTAGCCTTCGCTTACCCCGTAATGCAATGCCAAGGGCCACTATCGTGGCCAAGGCTGCCGCTTCTTTTGAACAGACCTATCCTGTGCCTCGCCATTCGAGGACAACAGCAAGGATGGTGCGGTCCCAGGGATGTTGTACAAAGAGTCAACTATGCCCCTTCTCGACGGTTTCGTTGGTGTGACCGCCTGTGTTCCACAGTCAGTTTTTGGTTACAGACCCCATCAGGGAAGCAATGGGCCGTAAAATGATGGGCCGTGCGGCCACCCAGAGCACCGCCATGAGGGCGAGGGCCGCGGCGAAGAACCAGAAACCAGCCCAAGTGTCGTCGTCGCTGCCGGCAAACATGTGGTTGAGGTTTCTCAGTGTCCCGGTCGCAAACACGAGGGTCACGTGGCCGATGATGAACAGCACGAAGTAGAGCATCACCGGGAAGTGGATGGCCCGAGCGAGCTCGATTCGATAAACCTTGTTGATCTTCGCGTCCTTGGG
This genomic stretch from Micrococcaceae bacterium Sec5.1 harbors:
- a CDS encoding MarR family transcriptional regulator, whose product is MTSLETRKAVMTASVGDTVRLSPNQRVIDEALGSIIRWSLYEFHTRLVERSGVSIDRSMISILTRLSAAGTLRISDLADRLGLDRSTLSRQVAAAVAAGYVSRTTDESDSRAYLVSMTDEGKAAYQAVRQARTRIMVELTRQMSSSEVDQVSDALPILARAIDNLSASAGSGK